From Spirosoma aerolatum, one genomic window encodes:
- a CDS encoding OmpA family protein — MKHIFSIIVLAWVMVRPALAQSLVKQADRQFDQLAYNKAIELYEQALKNPATLPETDRLAARAKLGYSYQQTRDMPNAERVYRDLIGQGALPTDYTKCYLYYAQTLASNGKYREAQEAYDKYGATQTSDKRGQGFSKLYQDVSALTRNAGSYKVEFLSMNTRQAEFSPMMYKDGLVFVSTGNGSSGVKRVFKWNNTPFLDLYYLPDLKTIRGSKAASLGGGTSASKRIRTQLVRPLGSDDFTAPTANDSRTVGFYGGTNISQGYEDQPISESDQFSRTLNTKYHEGPATFTKDGSRVIFTRNNYNGGKYRKSSDGINKLKLYTATQTSGIWSKAEELPFNNDEYSTGHPALSKDDQLLYFASDRPGGFGGTDIYVSKWTNGKWGEPVNLGKEVNTKGNELFPFVDEKGNIYFSSDGRPGLGDLDMFYAQLSPDGQQALLSRNLGEPLNSSKDDFGIVTDGDRMSGYFSSNRKNGGADDDLYRFTREGSLYPCRELTVSIVDAETKQPLANTSVALDNPASNGQKQLKTDAEGLVRVCLNVDSDFKFLATREGYLDNQIGFSTKDMSDDQPSRLEIPLSKPKVEEKPALAMTTLRGRITTQTDKQPIEGVKVVLVNECDGTSQETTTGPDGSYEFSVKPGCDYAIEAMKDNMGTTGSRITKEGVGSTDIAMFKKGDIIKIDNIYYDLNKSAIRPDAAVELDKVVALMKKYPTMSIEMRSHTDSRASAKYNATLSGNRAKAAVSYIKSKGIAAKRMTAKGYGESQLLNKCKDGVNCPEEDHQQNRRTEIKILKF, encoded by the coding sequence ATGAAGCATATTTTCTCTATTATCGTACTTGCCTGGGTCATGGTAAGACCGGCTCTGGCTCAGTCGTTAGTAAAACAGGCCGACCGCCAGTTTGATCAGTTAGCCTATAACAAAGCTATTGAACTATATGAACAGGCGCTGAAGAATCCGGCTACACTTCCAGAGACTGATCGATTGGCGGCCCGTGCTAAATTAGGCTACAGCTATCAGCAAACGCGTGATATGCCCAATGCCGAGCGCGTATATCGCGACCTTATCGGTCAGGGTGCACTGCCAACAGACTACACGAAATGTTACTTATACTACGCCCAGACGTTGGCCAGCAACGGTAAATACCGTGAAGCCCAGGAGGCATATGATAAATACGGGGCTACCCAGACGAGCGATAAACGTGGTCAGGGATTTTCGAAGTTGTATCAGGATGTAAGTGCTTTAACGCGTAATGCCGGGAGTTATAAGGTTGAATTCCTGAGTATGAATACCCGACAGGCCGAATTCAGCCCCATGATGTATAAAGATGGGTTGGTTTTTGTGTCGACGGGGAATGGTAGCAGTGGTGTTAAACGTGTGTTCAAATGGAACAATACACCCTTTCTGGACTTGTATTATCTGCCCGATCTGAAGACGATTCGTGGCTCAAAGGCAGCAAGCTTAGGCGGTGGTACATCGGCAAGCAAACGTATTCGTACTCAATTAGTCCGGCCTCTCGGTAGTGATGATTTTACGGCTCCGACTGCCAACGACTCCCGAACGGTTGGGTTCTATGGTGGTACTAACATCAGTCAGGGCTATGAAGATCAGCCTATTAGCGAATCAGACCAGTTTAGCCGGACTTTAAATACCAAGTATCATGAGGGCCCAGCTACGTTTACCAAAGATGGCTCGCGGGTGATCTTTACCCGAAATAACTACAACGGTGGTAAATACCGGAAAAGTAGCGACGGGATTAATAAGCTAAAGTTATACACGGCTACGCAAACGAGTGGGATCTGGAGTAAAGCAGAAGAACTACCGTTCAACAATGACGAATACTCGACCGGGCATCCGGCGCTATCCAAAGATGATCAGCTTCTTTATTTCGCATCTGACCGACCTGGCGGATTCGGGGGAACTGATATATATGTGTCGAAATGGACGAACGGTAAATGGGGTGAGCCCGTCAACCTGGGTAAAGAAGTGAATACGAAAGGAAATGAACTGTTCCCCTTTGTCGATGAAAAAGGGAATATCTACTTCTCTTCCGATGGACGGCCTGGTCTGGGCGATCTGGATATGTTCTACGCTCAGCTTTCGCCCGATGGGCAACAGGCTTTGCTGTCACGAAACCTGGGTGAGCCTCTAAACTCGTCGAAGGATGATTTTGGGATTGTCACCGATGGTGACCGAATGAGTGGTTATTTCAGCAGTAACCGCAAAAATGGCGGAGCTGATGACGACCTGTATCGGTTTACCCGTGAAGGTTCGCTATACCCCTGTCGCGAACTCACCGTCAGCATTGTTGATGCAGAAACCAAACAGCCGCTGGCCAATACATCGGTTGCATTGGATAATCCAGCCAGCAATGGCCAAAAACAGCTTAAAACGGATGCCGAAGGCCTGGTGCGTGTCTGCCTGAATGTTGATAGCGACTTTAAATTCCTGGCTACCCGGGAAGGATATTTGGATAATCAAATCGGTTTTTCAACGAAAGATATGTCCGACGACCAGCCTTCGCGGCTTGAAATTCCGCTCTCAAAACCGAAGGTGGAAGAAAAGCCAGCCCTGGCCATGACGACGCTGCGTGGGCGTATTACGACCCAAACCGATAAACAGCCTATCGAGGGGGTAAAAGTAGTGTTGGTGAATGAATGCGACGGAACCTCTCAGGAAACCACTACCGGCCCCGATGGTAGCTATGAATTTTCTGTAAAACCCGGCTGCGATTATGCCATCGAAGCCATGAAAGACAACATGGGGACAACGGGTAGCCGGATTACCAAAGAGGGGGTTGGATCGACCGACATCGCTATGTTCAAGAAGGGCGATATCATTAAGATTGACAATATTTATTACGATCTGAATAAATCCGCAATCCGGCCCGATGCCGCTGTTGAGTTGGATAAAGTAGTTGCGTTGATGAAAAAATATCCGACCATGAGTATTGAAATGCGCTCGCATACCGACAGCCGCGCATCGGCCAAGTATAACGCTACGTTATCGGGCAATCGGGCGAAAGCAGCCGTTTCATACATCAAGTCGAAAGGGATTGCCGCTAAGCGAATGACCGCCAAAGGGTATGGTGAAAGCCAGCTATTGAATAAATGTAAAGATGGTGTAAACTGTCCTGAAGAGGATCATCAGCAAAACCGCCGGACAGAAATCAAGATTCTGAAGTTTTAG
- a CDS encoding PorP/SprF family type IX secretion system membrane protein, whose translation MANQFATKLWAAGVVLLMLGISSRPVRAQQDKMFSQYMFNMMALNPAYAGSRDVLSMSALYRNQWTGVEGAPQTATFTADMPLNQERVGVGLQLYGDKAGVIQEAGAFASYAFRIKVGRKSTLALGLQAGASSYQANLMEVRTSPDNQIDPAFASNISKILPNFGTGIYLSNDKAYVGLSVPRLIKNRLSEYNVGDYRSVQARHAYLAAGFVVGLSPVVKMKPSMLVKYAEGAPLGFDGNINFWFADRIAIGASIRRNQFSTWSTYTTDAVVGMLEVQLTDQFRFGYAYDRTMNGLQSVAPSSHEIMIRYEFGFGKNRILTPRYF comes from the coding sequence ATGGCAAACCAGTTTGCAACTAAACTATGGGCCGCGGGAGTTGTGCTGCTGATGCTGGGCATCAGCAGCCGCCCCGTGCGGGCTCAGCAGGACAAGATGTTCTCTCAGTACATGTTCAACATGATGGCTTTGAATCCGGCCTATGCCGGTAGCCGGGATGTACTGAGTATGTCGGCGCTGTACCGCAACCAGTGGACAGGCGTCGAAGGGGCTCCCCAAACGGCGACTTTCACGGCGGACATGCCGCTGAATCAGGAGCGAGTCGGAGTGGGTCTACAGTTGTACGGGGATAAGGCCGGGGTGATTCAGGAAGCGGGTGCGTTTGCCTCCTATGCGTTTCGCATCAAAGTGGGCCGCAAGAGTACCCTGGCGCTGGGTCTACAGGCTGGGGCCTCCAGTTACCAGGCCAACCTGATGGAGGTACGGACATCTCCGGATAACCAGATCGATCCGGCCTTTGCCAGCAATATCTCCAAGATACTGCCCAACTTCGGGACGGGGATTTACCTGAGCAACGACAAGGCGTATGTGGGCTTATCGGTTCCCCGGCTGATCAAGAACCGGTTGAGCGAGTACAATGTGGGGGATTACCGGTCGGTGCAGGCTCGTCATGCGTATCTGGCGGCTGGTTTTGTGGTAGGCCTCAGCCCGGTGGTGAAGATGAAGCCGTCGATGCTGGTGAAGTATGCGGAAGGGGCCCCTCTGGGTTTTGATGGGAACATCAACTTCTGGTTTGCGGACCGGATTGCGATCGGAGCCTCGATTCGTCGGAATCAGTTTTCGACCTGGTCGACCTACACGACGGATGCGGTGGTAGGGATGCTGGAGGTGCAGTTGACGGATCAGTTCCGGTTCGGGTATGCGTATGATCGGACGATGAACGGGTTGCAGAGTGTAGCGCCGAGTTCGCACGAGATCATGATTCGCTATGAGTTTGGATTTGGCAAGAACCGTATCCTGACGCCGAGATATTTCTAA